The following coding sequences are from one Motacilla alba alba isolate MOTALB_02 chromosome 4, Motacilla_alba_V1.0_pri, whole genome shotgun sequence window:
- the SMIM20 gene encoding small integral membrane protein 20: MLPLRRCPARQGLRGRPGDKDAADPASWRRGRRPGRAGQGRAGQGPAPPPQVRRGWARRRGVSAVLRSSSAAPRSSAQRAPGGVPGGIPAQGRARPLSWRLRGGPRPPRRSATGAVPGRDSSRCRAGRFGAGQRDWGASPRAARAGLTARRPRPRARAAPRRPRGGALPAGRAVPRAAARPGRPRRAMAALSRTLGIFGAFVAVVGAAFYPIYFRPLLLPEEYKNEQSINRAGIVQEDIQPAGLKVWSDPFGRK; encoded by the exons ATGCTGCCGCTGCGGCGGTGCCCAGCGCGGCAGGGACTGCGCGGCCGGCCCGGCGACAAGGATGCGGCAGATCCGGCTTCCTGGAGGAGGGGCCGCcgcccgggcagggcagggcagggcagggcagggcagggccccgctccgccgcctcAGGTGCGGAGGGGCTGGGCCAGAAGACGCGGAGTCTCGGCCGTGCTGCGCAGCTCCTCGGCGGCTCCTCGCAGCTCCGCACAGCGGGCGCCGGGCGGCGTCCCGGGAGGGATCCCCGCGCAGGGCCGCGCCCGCCCACTCTCTTGGCGGCTCCGCGGCGGCCCCCGCCCGCCTCGGCGCTCCGCTACCGGCGCAGTCCCGGGCCGGGACAGCTCCCGCTGTCGGGCGGGGCGCTTTGGGGCGGGGCAGCGGGACTGGGGCGCATCCCCTCGGGCCGCCCGGGCCGGGCTGACagcgcggcggccccggccccgtgCCCGCGCTgcgccccgccggccgcgcGGGGGCGCCCTCCCGGCGGGCCGGGCGGTGCCGCGCGCTGCCGCGCGCCCCGGAAGGCCCCGGCGAGCCATGGCCGCGCTGTCCCGCACGCTCGGCATCTTCGGCGCCTTCGTGGCCGTGGTGGGAGCCGCCTTCTACCCCATTTATTTCcggccgctgctgctgccggagGAGTACA agaaTGAGCAGTCAATAAACCGAGCTGGTATTGTTCAAGAGGATATTCAGCCTGCAG GGTTAAAAGTGTGGTCGGATCCATTTGGAAGAAAGTAA